A region from the Malus domestica chromosome 07, GDT2T_hap1 genome encodes:
- the LOC103438406 gene encoding cellulose synthase A catalytic subunit 3 [UDP-forming], which yields MESEGETAAKPMKSIGGKVCQICGDNVGKTADGEPFIACDVCAFPVCRPCYEYERKDGNQSCPQCKTRYKRHKGSPAILGDREEDAVADDDTSDFNYTSENQNEKQKIAERMLSWHMTYGRGEDVSAPNYDKEVSHNHIPLLASGQEVSGELSAASPERLSMASPGVGPGKRAHHHSYGSDVNQSPNIRVVDPVREFGSPGIGNVAWKERVDGWKMKQEKNVIPMSTGQATSERGGGDIDARSDVIVDDSLLNDEARQPLSRKVSIPSSRINPYRMVIVLRLIILCIFLHYRITNPVQNAYALWLISVICEIWFAISWILDQFPKWLPVNRETYLDRLSLRYDREGEPSNLAAVDIFVSTVDPLKEPPMVTANTVLSILAVDYPVDKVSCYVSDDGAAMLTFEALSETSEFARKWVPFCKKYAIEPRAPEWYFSQKIDYLKDKVQPSFVKERRAMKREYEEFKVRVNGLVAKATKIPEEGWIMQDGTPWPGNNTRDHPGMIQVFLGQSGGLDTDGNELPRLVYVSREKRPGFQHHKKAGAMNALVRVSAVLTNGPFLLNLDCDHYINNSKALREAMCFLMDPNLGKNVCYVQFPQRFDGIDRNDRYANRNTVFFDINLRGLDGIQGPVYVGTGCVFNRTALYGYEPPVKPKHKKTGVLSSLCGGSRKKGSKSSKKGSDKKKSNKNVDPTVPIFSLEDIEEGVEGAGFDDEKSLLMSQMSLEKRFGQSSVFVASTLMENGGVPQSATPETLLKEAIHVISCGYEDKSDWGNEIGWIYGSVTEDILTGFKMHARGWRSIYCMPKLPAFKGSAPINLSDRLNQVLRWALGSVEILLSRHCPIWYGYSGRLKWLERFAYVNTTIYPITSIPLLMYCTLPAVCLLTNKFIIPQISNLASIWFISLFLSIFATGILEMRWSGVGIDEWWRNEQFWVIGGVSAHLFAVVQGLLKVLAGIDTNFTVTSKASDEDGDFNELYMFKWTTLLIPPTTLLIINLVGVVAGISYAVNSGYQSWGPLFGKLFFAFWVIVHLYPFLKGLMGRQNRTPTIVIVWSILLASIFSLLWVRVDPFTTRVTGPDIEECGINC from the exons ATGGAGTCAGAAGGAGAAACTGCG GCAAAGCCCATGAAGAGCATCGGGGGTAAGGTCTGCCagatctgtggggataatgttGGGAAGACTGCAGATGGGGAACCATTCATTGCCTGCGATGTCTGTGCCTTTCCTGTTTGCAGGCCATGCTATGAGTATGAGAGGAAGGATGGGAATCAGTCTTGCCCTCAATGCAAAACCAGATACAAGAGGCACAAAG GAAGCCCTGCAATTCTTGGTGATAGAGAAGAGGATGCTGTTGCTGATGATGATACCAGTGATTTCAACTATACTTCAGAAAATCAAAACGAGAAGCAAAAGATTGCAGAACGCATGCTAAGCTGGCATATGACATATGGCCGGGGAGAGGATGTTTCAGCCCCAAATTATGATAAAGAGGTTTCTCACAATCACATCCCTCTACTCGCTAGTGGCCAAGAG GTTTCCGGAGAACTGTCTGCCGCTTCACCAGAGCGCCTTTCGATGGCATCTCCTGGAGTTGGTCCTGGAAAGCGTGCCCATCATCATTCTTATGGATCAGATGTTAATCAATCCC CTAATATAAGGGTTGTGGATCCTGTGAGGGAGTTTGGTTCTCCCGGGATAGGAAATGTAGCATGGAAAGAGAGAGTGGATGGCTGGAAGATGAAGCAAGAGAAGAATGTCATTCCAATGAGCACTGGCCAAGCTACTTCAGAAAGAGGCGGTGGAGATATTGATGCCAGATCTGATGTGATTGTGGACGACTCCTTATT GAATGATGAAGCTAGGCAGCCTCTCTCCAGAAAGGTCTCGATTCCATCTTCTAGAATAAATCCTTACAGAATGGTCATTGTTCTGCGGCTTATTATTCTGTGCATTTTCTTGCACTATCGAATAACAAATCCTGTGCAAAATGCCTATGCTCTGTGGCTGATATCAGTCATTTGTGAGATTTGGTTTGCAATTTCCTGGATTCTTGATCAGTTCCCAAAGTGGCTCCCTGTAAATCGTGAAACATATCTTGACAGACTTTCTTTGAG ATATGACCGAGAAGGAGAACCATCAAACTTAGCTGCTGTTGACATCTTTGTCAGTACTGTTGATCCATTGAAGGAGCCTCCTATGGTGACAGCAAATACTGTGCTATCTATTCTTGCAGTTGACTACCCGGTTGACAAGGTTTCTTGCTATGTTTCTGATGATGGAGCTGCAATGTTGACGTTTGAAGCTCTGTCTGAAACTTCAGAATTTGCTAGGAAATGGGTCCCTTTCTGCAAGAAGTATGCTATTGAGCCTCGGGCTCCTGAATGGTACTTTTCACAGAAGATTGATTACTTAAAGGATAAAGTTCAACCATCATTCGTCAAAGAGCGTAGAGCAATGAAG AGAGAATACGAAGAATTTAAAGTTCGTGTTAACGGGCTTGTTGCAAAGGCCACAAAAATACCCGAAGAAGGATGGATCATGCAAGATGGTACCCCATGGCCTGGAAATAATACTAGAGACCATCCAGGAATGATTCAG GTTTTCTTAGGCCAAAGTGGAGGGCTCGATACTGATGGTAATGAACTGCCACGTTTAGTCTATGTTTCTCGTGAAAAGCGTCCAGGTTTCCAACATCACAAGAAGGCTGGTGCTATGAATGCACTT GTTCGGGTATCTGCAGTCCTCACTAACGGACCTTTCCTGTTGAATCTTGATTGTGATCATTACATCAACAACAGTAAGGCCTTGAGGGAAGCTATGTGCTTTCTAATGGATCCTAACCTTGGGAAAAATGTGTGTTATGTTCAGTTCCCACAGAGGTTTGATGGTATTGATAGAAACGATCGATATGCCAATCGTAACACTGTTTTCTTTGAT ATTAACTTGAGGGGTTTAGATGGTATTCAAGGGCCAGTTTATGTGGGTACTGGATGTGTCTTCAATAGAACAGCTTTGTATGGTTACGAACCTCCTGTCAAACCTAAGCATAAGAAAACTGGAGTTCTATCTTCACTTTGTGGTGGATCACGGAAGAAGGGTTCAAAATCAAGTAAAAAGGGATCGGacaaaaagaaatcaaataaGAATGTCGATCCTACTGTGCCAATTTTCAGTCTAGAGGATATTGAAGAGGGGGTGGAAG GTGCTGGATTTGACGATGAGAAGTCATTATTGATGTCACAAATGAGCCTAGAAAAGAGGTTCGGCCAGTCTTCTGTTTTTGTTGCCTCTACACTGATGGAGAATGGCGGTGTTCCTCAATCTGCAACACCAGAAACTCTACTTAAAGAAGCTATTCATGTTATCAGCTGTGGATATGAAGACAAATCTGATTGGGGAAACGAG ATTGGATGGATCTATGGTTCTGTCACAGAAGATATTCTTACAGGATTCAAGATGCATGCCCGCGGGTGGAGGTCTATATACTGCATGCCTAAGCTCCCAGCCTTTAAAGGGTCTGCTCCTATTAATCTTTCAGATCGTCTGAACCAAGTGCTTCGATGGGCTTTGGGATCTGTGGAAATTCTTCTTAGTCGGCATTGTCCTATCTGGTATGGTTACAGTGGGAGGCTAAAATGGCTGGAGAGATTTGCGTATGTGAACACTACCATTTACCCAATCACTTCCATACCTCTTCTCATGTACTGTACACTGCCGGCTGTCTGTCTTCTTACCAACAAATTTATCATCCCACAG ATTAGCAACCTTGCGAGTATATGGTTTATCTCCCTCTTTCTTTCTATCTTTGCAACCGGTATTCTAGAGATGAGGTGGAGTGGTGTTGGAATCGATGAGTGGTGGAGAAATGAACAGTTTTGGGTTATTGGTGGTGTTTCTGCCCATCTGTTTGCGGTTGTCCAAGGTCTCCTCAAAGTACTTGCTGGTATTGACACCAACTTCACTGTCACCTCCAAGGCATCAGACGAAGACGGGGACTTTAATGAACTCTACATGTTTAAATGGACTACCCTTCTCATCCCACCAACGACTCTCCTCATCATAAACTTGGTGGGGGTTGTTGCAGGTATATCGTATGCCGTCAACAGTGGTTACCAATCATGGGGTCCCCTCTTTGGTAAGCTCTTCTTTGCCTTTTGGGTGATTGTCCATTTGTATCCATTCCTCAAGGGTCTCATGGGGCGCCAGAACCGTACGCCCACCATTGTAATCGTGTGGTCGATTCTCCTTGCTTCAATTTTCTCATTGTTGTGGGTGAGGGTTGATCCCTTTACCACGAGAGTCACCGGTCCAGATATTGAGGAGTGTGGAATCAACTGCTAG
- the LOC103409922 gene encoding uncharacterized protein, which yields MASFGSLKSAIFDREERKQQYQAHILGLNAYDRHKKFVKDYVNFYGRQESSHVKLPVKTDQDTLREGYRFIRSEEDDMDRSWEQRLVKRYYDKLFKEYCIADMSHYKSGKIGLRWRTEKEVVSGKGQFICGNKHCDVKDGLASYEVNFSYFEAGENKQALVKLVTCQRCSEKLHYKRLKEKEQMEKEKKEENRRKRNRSGDGDDTDSEGSKERRKGKKASISTREDRVDDEDDDTDKFEEYLEGMFP from the exons ATGGCGTCGTTTGGGTCTTTAAAATCTGCAATCTTCgacagagaagagagaaaaca GCAGTACCAGGCTCACATTCTCGGCCTCAACGCTTACGACCGCCACAAAAAGTTCGTCAAAGATTACG TTAACTTTTATGGTAGACAAGAATCTTCACATGTCAAGCTCCCAGTTAAAACAGATCAAGACACCCTAAGAGAAGGGTACCG GTTCATAAGATCTGAGGAAGATGATATGGACCGATCTTGGGAGCAAAGGCTGGTAAAGCGATACTATGACAAGCTGTTTAAAGA ATACTGCATAGCAGACATGTCACATTACAAGAGTGGTAAG ATTGGTCTAAGGTGGAGGACAGAGAAGGAAGTCGTATCTGGTAAAG GGCAGTTCATATGTGGTAACAAACATTGTGATGTAAAGGATGGTTTAGCAAGCTATGAG gtgaaCTTTTCTTATTTTGAAGCTGGAGAAAACAAACAAGCCCTTGTCAAATTGGTAACTTGTCAGAG ATGCTCTGAAAAGCTTCATTACAAAAGATTGAAAGAGAAAGAgcaaatggaaaaagaaaagaaggaagagaacAGAAGAAAGAG GAATCGATCAGGTGACGGTGATGATACTGATAGTGAGGGGAGCAAAGAAAGGAGAAAAG ggAAAAAGGCTTCAATCTCTACTAGAGAAGATAGAGTTGATGATGAAGACGATGATACAGATAAGTTTGAAGAGTATCTCGAGGGAATGTTTCCTTGA